The following are encoded together in the Oceanobacillus zhaokaii genome:
- a CDS encoding peptide ABC transporter substrate-binding protein — protein MKLKNWALLLAFGLLLSVLVACGGGDGGTKESSDNAEQGATGTEDTATEGENVLNFVNGDQIPSMDPSLATDEYGFQFLGATMEGLYRLGENAQPVEGIAKDHEVSEDGLTWTFTLREDAVWSNGDPVTAHDFVYAWQRAVNPETGSEYGPYMMSGVIKNATAVSTGEAPVEDLGVKADGDFTLVVELENPTAYFESLTTFGTFLPLNQKFVEEQGNKFATSSDTLLANGPYVLEDWESTSNSWNLVKNEEYWDAETVQLDKMTYEVVKKPQTGVDLYEAGTVDRAPLSSDLVDQYATHEDYTVEPQTSIFYLKMNQTRNEALANKNIRAAISRAFNKEAIVNEILNNGSLVANGIIPADFSRLPEGSPDAGKDFREVSGDLVTYDVEKAQEYWEKGLEELGTDTVELELLGDDGESAKVMGEYLANQLSTNLPGLKVTLKNVPFEQRLDLDTAMDYDLLISGWGPDFLDPYTFLNLFLTDGENNKMGYSNPEYDELINATTTELATDNVARYENFLEAEKILFEDAAIAPIYQKAVAQLQSPKVEGVIVNPFGPTYEYKWASVGSAE, from the coding sequence ATGAAGCTTAAAAATTGGGCATTATTACTTGCCTTTGGTTTATTATTAAGTGTCCTGGTTGCCTGTGGCGGAGGAGATGGTGGTACAAAAGAATCATCTGACAACGCAGAACAAGGAGCAACAGGTACAGAAGATACAGCAACAGAAGGAGAAAATGTACTTAATTTTGTTAATGGGGATCAAATTCCATCTATGGACCCTTCGTTAGCAACAGATGAATATGGCTTCCAGTTCTTAGGAGCAACAATGGAAGGTTTATATCGTCTAGGTGAAAATGCACAACCTGTTGAAGGTATTGCAAAAGATCATGAAGTAAGTGAAGATGGTCTTACATGGACATTCACATTGCGTGAAGACGCAGTATGGTCCAATGGTGACCCAGTAACAGCGCATGACTTTGTATATGCATGGCAACGTGCAGTGAATCCTGAAACTGGATCAGAATACGGTCCATACATGATGAGCGGTGTTATCAAAAATGCTACAGCTGTAAGCACAGGTGAAGCACCAGTTGAAGACTTAGGTGTTAAAGCAGATGGTGACTTCACATTAGTTGTTGAATTAGAAAACCCAACAGCATATTTTGAGTCATTAACAACATTTGGTACATTCTTACCATTGAACCAAAAATTTGTTGAAGAACAAGGCAATAAATTTGCTACAAGTTCTGACACATTATTAGCTAATGGACCATATGTTTTAGAAGACTGGGAGAGTACAAGCAACTCATGGAATCTTGTGAAAAATGAAGAATACTGGGATGCTGAAACAGTACAGTTAGATAAAATGACTTATGAAGTAGTTAAAAAACCACAAACAGGTGTCGATCTATATGAAGCAGGTACAGTAGACCGTGCTCCATTATCATCTGATCTTGTTGACCAATATGCTACACATGAAGATTATACAGTTGAACCACAAACATCAATATTCTATTTGAAAATGAATCAAACTAGAAACGAAGCACTTGCTAACAAAAATATCCGTGCTGCAATCAGCAGAGCATTTAATAAAGAAGCGATTGTTAATGAAATTCTAAATAATGGATCACTCGTTGCAAATGGAATTATTCCTGCTGACTTTTCACGCTTGCCAGAGGGCTCACCAGATGCTGGTAAGGACTTCCGTGAAGTTAGTGGCGATCTTGTAACATATGATGTTGAAAAAGCACAAGAATACTGGGAAAAAGGTCTTGAAGAGCTTGGAACAGATACAGTAGAACTTGAGTTACTTGGTGATGATGGTGAAAGTGCTAAAGTAATGGGTGAATATTTAGCTAACCAATTATCTACAAATCTGCCTGGTTTGAAAGTAACATTGAAAAACGTTCCATTTGAACAACGTCTTGATTTAGATACAGCAATGGATTACGATCTTCTAATTTCAGGATGGGGACCAGACTTCCTTGATCCATACACTTTCTTGAACTTATTCTTGACAGATGGTGAAAATAATAAGATGGGTTATTCAAATCCTGAATACGATGAATTAATCAATGCAACAACAACAGAACTTGCAACAGATAATGTAGCAAGATATGAAAACTTCTTAGAAGCTGAAAAGATTTTATTTGAAGATGCAGCAATTGCACCAATTTATCAAAAAGCAGTAGCACAGCTACAGTCACCAAAAGTAGAGGGTGTTATTGTAAACCCATTTGGCCCAACATATGAATATAAATGGGCTAGTGTTGGTTCCGCTGAATAA
- a CDS encoding DUF3899 domain-containing protein produces MRDKQYLYLVLNLIITSLLFLFFSDQYNITNFINTLFYISLLYIIIGLFLYIKRGGFFDGITFGFRRFWSVMSRHPDYLEEWKEKPLPSESKNEKFYRFIKFQGIALFIILVVLLVIYYL; encoded by the coding sequence ATGAGAGATAAACAGTATCTATATCTTGTCCTAAATTTAATTATTACCTCACTCTTATTCCTCTTTTTTTCTGATCAGTATAATATCACCAATTTTATCAATACGTTATTTTATATTTCTCTTCTCTACATTATTATCGGATTGTTTCTGTATATAAAACGAGGTGGCTTCTTTGATGGAATTACATTTGGTTTTAGAAGGTTTTGGAGCGTGATGTCGAGGCATCCCGATTATCTAGAGGAATGGAAGGAGAAGCCTTTACCTTCGGAGAGCAAGAATGAGAAATTCTACCGTTTTATAAAATTTCAAGGAATTGCCTTATTTATTATTTTGGTAGTTTTGTTGGTTATCTATTATTTATAA
- a CDS encoding putative holin-like toxin: protein MPVGMYEVMMVLGSFGTLLIALLALIISMIKK, encoded by the coding sequence ATGCCTGTGGGAATGTATGAAGTAATGATGGTACTTGGAAGTTTCGGTACATTGTTAATTGCGTTACTCGCTTTGATTATTTCGATGATCAAAAAATAG
- a CDS encoding ABC transporter ATP-binding protein: MIQLKNINKSYRLGKEEIPILREINLNVEEGEILAIMGPSGSGKTSLMNIIGCLDRPNTGDYVLDSMDILKLKEGKLAEIRNRSIGFVFQTFHLLPRLTAQQNVELPLIYSGVKKRERKERAAAALERVGLAERANFRPSKMSGGQRQRVAIARALINEPKFILADEPTGALDSKTGEQILSLFQELNASGVTIILITHDKEVARKADRVVLIRDGELIDEGSDVIRA, translated from the coding sequence ATGATACAACTGAAGAATATTAATAAGTCTTACCGGTTAGGGAAAGAGGAAATCCCGATTCTTCGTGAAATAAATCTAAATGTTGAAGAAGGAGAAATCCTAGCGATTATGGGACCGTCTGGATCTGGGAAAACATCCTTGATGAATATTATCGGTTGTCTTGATCGTCCGAATACAGGAGATTATGTGCTTGATTCTATGGATATATTAAAGCTTAAAGAAGGCAAATTAGCGGAAATCCGCAATCGGTCAATTGGCTTTGTCTTTCAAACCTTCCATCTATTACCAAGGTTAACGGCTCAGCAAAATGTTGAATTACCACTGATTTATAGTGGGGTGAAGAAAAGGGAGAGAAAAGAAAGAGCAGCAGCTGCGCTTGAAAGAGTAGGACTTGCGGAGCGTGCAAACTTCCGTCCATCCAAGATGTCAGGTGGACAAAGACAGCGAGTGGCAATTGCTCGTGCGCTTATTAATGAACCGAAATTTATTTTAGCCGATGAACCTACTGGAGCGCTCGATTCTAAAACAGGAGAACAAATTTTGTCCCTTTTTCAAGAACTTAATGCAAGTGGGGTAACGATTATCCTAATTACTCATGATAAGGAAGTTGCTCGGAAAGCGGATCGAGTTGTTTTAATCCGTGATGGTGAGCTGATTGATGAAGGGAGTGACGTGATTCGTGCTTGA
- a CDS encoding NAD(P)H-dependent flavin oxidoreductase: protein MNKLSEIMNVEIPIIQAGMAGGITTPELVAAVSNEGALGTIGAGYLSASSLKEAIRGVKSLTNKPFAVNLFAANLEVFTEDIQEMQAFLNTIRTTLEIDSGNDLVKVNDYLQEKIYIIIQENVPVVSTAFGSLSSVLIERLKDNNVKLIGMATNLNEAKQLEDAGYDLVVAQGYEAGGHRGTFDTVNNPNGSDIGLITLVQSFIDQINIPIVAAGGIYRKEQIDALIQMGAAGVQLGTVFLMAKEAGTNPSYRRAIIKAEMDDTVITRSFTGRPARLIHNSFVQKVEESKIEVLPFPIQNELTKDIRAAGSEFAIANVQALFAGQGVGALKKEETVEEIIAKLT, encoded by the coding sequence GTGAACAAGTTATCGGAGATTATGAATGTTGAAATACCAATTATTCAGGCAGGGATGGCTGGAGGCATTACAACTCCTGAATTGGTCGCAGCAGTTTCGAACGAAGGGGCTTTAGGAACAATTGGTGCTGGTTATCTAAGCGCTTCTTCGTTAAAAGAAGCGATTCGAGGAGTAAAAAGCTTGACTAACAAACCCTTTGCAGTAAACTTATTTGCTGCAAACTTAGAGGTATTCACAGAAGACATTCAGGAAATGCAAGCGTTTTTGAATACCATTAGGACCACCCTTGAAATAGATTCTGGCAATGACCTAGTAAAAGTGAATGATTACTTACAAGAAAAAATATATATCATTATTCAAGAGAATGTTCCAGTAGTCAGCACGGCATTTGGCAGTTTGTCTTCGGTATTAATTGAGCGGCTTAAAGATAATAATGTAAAACTGATTGGTATGGCAACGAATTTAAATGAAGCAAAGCAACTGGAAGATGCAGGGTATGACCTTGTTGTTGCACAAGGATATGAAGCAGGAGGACATCGAGGTACCTTTGATACCGTTAACAATCCCAACGGCAGTGATATAGGTTTGATAACGCTAGTGCAGTCGTTTATCGATCAAATAAATATTCCCATAGTTGCTGCAGGGGGAATATATAGGAAAGAGCAGATTGATGCACTAATCCAAATGGGTGCAGCTGGAGTGCAATTAGGAACTGTATTTCTTATGGCGAAGGAAGCGGGTACGAATCCTTCTTATCGAAGAGCAATAATAAAAGCAGAAATGGACGACACGGTTATCACAAGATCGTTCACTGGAAGGCCGGCTAGATTGATACATAATTCTTTCGTACAAAAAGTAGAAGAAAGCAAAATTGAAGTTTTACCATTTCCAATTCAAAATGAATTAACAAAGGATATTCGGGCAGCGGGTAGTGAGTTTGCAATTGCCAACGTGCAGGCACTATTTGCTGGCCAAGGCGTAGGGGCACTCAAAAAAGAAGAGACAGTCGAAGAAATTATCGCTAAATTAACTTAA
- a CDS encoding ABC transporter permease encodes MLENIRASFQSIWNHKLRSVLTMLGVIIGIAAVIAIFAIIEGGSEELKSNLIGMGKNTINVVYEEADMYGEEGMYGGEVSNKAAPPIKEEAIEEILTYPNVSGMSVYHEGWNEVYHLMNISHPRIYGVDERYFDMFEASIVEGRTFSEEDYESYSQVALINEMVLTELFPEGDALNQSLDISGTPFRVVGVFTNNNGEKDNEWYYEEPIIYLPKTIWPIINGFDAPMQVAVQADSSDAIQEVGTSIAGRLNEDLPPFDTAIYQVADFERMMEEMGEYNRIFAFILGGIASISLLVGGIGVMNIMLVSVTERTQEIGIKKALGAKRHVILAQFLTESIVLTSLGGIVGILLGIGIAKIVSEFANMPFFVSIPAVVGSFVFSMLIGIIFGLLPSIRASKLQPVEALRHD; translated from the coding sequence GTGCTTGAGAACATTCGCGCATCATTTCAATCCATTTGGAATCATAAGCTCCGTTCTGTGCTTACAATGCTTGGTGTTATTATTGGGATTGCGGCAGTTATTGCCATCTTCGCGATTATTGAAGGTGGTAGTGAAGAATTAAAAAGCAATTTAATTGGTATGGGTAAAAATACAATTAATGTCGTTTATGAAGAAGCAGATATGTATGGTGAAGAAGGAATGTATGGTGGTGAGGTTTCCAATAAAGCTGCGCCACCGATTAAAGAAGAGGCTATTGAAGAAATATTAACGTATCCTAATGTTTCTGGCATGTCTGTTTATCATGAAGGCTGGAATGAAGTCTATCATTTAATGAATATTAGTCATCCACGAATATATGGAGTGGATGAGCGTTATTTTGACATGTTTGAAGCTTCCATAGTGGAAGGGAGAACTTTCTCGGAAGAGGATTATGAGTCATACAGCCAAGTGGCATTAATTAACGAAATGGTACTTACTGAGCTGTTTCCAGAAGGAGACGCACTAAATCAAAGCCTCGATATATCTGGCACACCATTTCGGGTAGTTGGTGTGTTTACGAATAATAATGGGGAAAAGGATAATGAATGGTACTATGAGGAACCGATAATCTATTTGCCGAAGACAATCTGGCCAATCATTAATGGCTTTGATGCGCCAATGCAGGTTGCGGTTCAAGCAGATTCCTCAGATGCAATACAAGAGGTTGGGACATCTATAGCGGGTCGGCTAAATGAAGACTTGCCACCATTTGATACAGCAATCTATCAGGTAGCTGATTTTGAACGAATGATGGAAGAAATGGGAGAGTACAATCGTATCTTTGCCTTCATCCTCGGTGGAATTGCAAGTATTTCCTTGCTCGTTGGTGGAATCGGCGTAATGAATATTATGCTCGTTTCCGTAACAGAACGTACACAGGAAATCGGTATAAAGAAAGCGCTCGGTGCTAAGCGGCATGTCATTTTAGCACAGTTTTTGACAGAATCGATTGTGCTGACAAGTTTAGGTGGAATTGTTGGGATCCTCTTAGGTATCGGTATTGCCAAAATTGTATCTGAGTTTGCCAACATGCCATTTTTCGTATCGATACCAGCCGTCGTTGGTTCGTTTGTTTTCTCAATGTTGATTGGAATAATCTTTGGACTACTTCCATCAATTAGAGCATCAAAACTACAACCAGTCGAAGCATTACGACATGATTGA
- a CDS encoding efflux RND transporter periplasmic adaptor subunit gives MKKRKVWLGVGIGLAVLLIVGGGFIFYNMNTANPVFGSEEFPLYAENVSDFMGMEMDMGAFAAFSGKVEAERMEKIYYDPAEGTIKEVFVSEGDAVEEGTTLFEYEPEEDLSIEKDQKQIELEMAYMDINRLQKQKERLEKQIKNAGATASEVPEEEGEEISFADEKETLQQELDQVIFDLRMSNLQAGQVQKEIEAFKEEEKSPVVVSKGPGIVQTINQDLLAGAPYGEESGASGPLLTIVSTGAYLIKSEVNELLLDTIAVGDKVQVSTKKGIDGEWIGEITEIGKLPVGEGEGDMNQEMYYYEEGNPQTSKYPFTVLLNEHEGLEIGFHVNLAPITGNSESEPSTGAVMIPIDYIVQDEEVPFVWAVNLETNETYKQEVEFAETDDGYMVEILTGLTMDDSIVFPDPSTSIEEGKKVEVLDYDTTEEY, from the coding sequence ATGAAAAAAAGAAAGGTTTGGCTTGGGGTAGGTATTGGCTTAGCAGTATTGCTAATTGTTGGTGGGGGATTCATTTTTTACAATATGAATACAGCAAATCCGGTATTTGGCAGTGAGGAATTTCCGTTGTATGCAGAGAATGTGTCTGATTTTATGGGGATGGAAATGGATATGGGTGCATTTGCAGCATTCTCTGGAAAAGTCGAGGCGGAAAGAATGGAAAAAATCTACTACGACCCTGCAGAAGGAACTATTAAAGAGGTGTTTGTCTCTGAAGGTGATGCAGTGGAAGAGGGGACCACATTATTTGAATACGAGCCAGAAGAGGACCTTTCAATCGAAAAAGATCAAAAACAAATTGAACTTGAAATGGCTTATATGGATATCAATCGTTTGCAGAAGCAAAAGGAACGATTGGAAAAGCAGATCAAAAATGCAGGAGCAACTGCAAGTGAAGTACCGGAAGAAGAAGGGGAAGAGATTTCCTTTGCAGATGAAAAAGAAACACTACAGCAAGAACTTGATCAGGTTATTTTCGATTTACGAATGAGTAACCTTCAAGCTGGCCAAGTACAGAAGGAAATTGAAGCTTTCAAAGAGGAAGAAAAATCTCCAGTTGTCGTAAGTAAAGGACCAGGTATTGTTCAGACGATTAATCAAGATTTACTTGCTGGTGCACCATATGGAGAAGAGTCAGGTGCAAGCGGTCCGTTATTAACAATCGTTTCCACAGGTGCATATTTAATTAAAAGTGAAGTAAATGAATTATTACTAGATACGATTGCTGTCGGTGACAAAGTTCAAGTATCGACGAAAAAAGGAATAGACGGGGAATGGATTGGTGAAATTACTGAGATTGGCAAACTTCCGGTAGGTGAAGGTGAAGGCGATATGAATCAGGAAATGTATTACTATGAAGAAGGCAATCCACAAACATCCAAGTATCCATTTACTGTTTTGCTGAATGAACATGAAGGTCTTGAAATCGGCTTTCATGTGAACCTTGCACCAATCACAGGGAATTCTGAGTCCGAACCATCAACAGGAGCAGTTATGATCCCAATCGATTATATTGTTCAAGATGAAGAAGTGCCCTTTGTATGGGCTGTAAATTTAGAAACAAATGAAACGTACAAGCAGGAAGTGGAATTTGCTGAAACTGATGACGGATATATGGTGGAAATTCTTACTGGTTTAACAATGGATGATTCGATTGTGTTCCCCGATCCTTCAACTTCAATTGAGGAAGGAAAGAAGGTTGAGGTCCTTGACTATGATACAACTGAAGAATATTAA
- a CDS encoding MFS transporter: MDSLSRAQTEVQQEKIWSRDFVIICLANFFVFLGFQMTLPTIPLFVKELGGSDQLIGFVVGIFTFSALLFRPYAGHALESKGRGFVYLLGLSIFVLSVGGFAFVASIVFLFILRIIQGIGWGFSTTAGGTIATDIIPASRRGEGLGYFGLSGNIALALGPSLGLTLAGIISFKQLFLICAALGLISFVLASKIKYKKVNESEAKVTHVKFDIFEKTALQPSMLVFFITVTFGGIATFLPLYAIEKGVTGIHYYFLIYALFLMLSRTFAGKIYDKKGHLYVFPPGAALIFIAMLLLAWLPNTPILLLAATLYGLGFGIVQPALQAWSVEKAPSNRKGMANATFFSFFDLGIGIGAMLFGQLAVFGYHSIYITSAGSIFLCLLLYGGLVWRAKRQIQ; the protein is encoded by the coding sequence ATGGATTCTCTATCAAGAGCGCAAACTGAAGTACAACAAGAGAAAATTTGGTCACGAGATTTTGTGATTATTTGTTTAGCAAATTTCTTCGTATTTTTAGGCTTTCAAATGACCTTACCGACCATCCCATTATTTGTGAAGGAACTGGGTGGAAGCGATCAATTAATTGGCTTTGTAGTCGGAATCTTTACCTTTTCGGCATTGTTATTTAGACCATATGCTGGTCATGCGCTTGAATCGAAAGGTAGAGGATTCGTATATTTACTAGGATTATCAATATTCGTCCTTTCTGTCGGTGGTTTTGCTTTTGTTGCTAGTATCGTATTTTTATTTATTTTAAGAATTATCCAAGGTATTGGCTGGGGATTTTCTACAACAGCGGGAGGAACGATTGCAACGGATATTATTCCAGCGAGCCGTCGTGGAGAAGGTTTAGGGTATTTTGGATTATCTGGAAATATTGCACTTGCACTTGGACCTTCACTCGGGCTAACGTTAGCAGGAATAATATCATTTAAGCAACTCTTCTTAATCTGTGCTGCACTTGGACTTATTTCATTTGTTTTAGCTTCAAAAATTAAATATAAAAAAGTGAATGAATCAGAAGCAAAAGTGACGCATGTGAAGTTCGACATCTTTGAAAAAACGGCACTTCAGCCATCAATGCTTGTATTTTTTATTACGGTTACTTTTGGCGGAATTGCAACATTTCTTCCGCTTTATGCAATTGAAAAAGGTGTTACAGGTATCCATTATTACTTTCTTATCTATGCATTATTTTTAATGCTATCAAGAACCTTTGCAGGGAAGATTTATGATAAAAAAGGGCATCTGTACGTGTTTCCGCCTGGTGCTGCATTGATCTTTATTGCAATGTTACTATTAGCTTGGCTACCAAATACACCTATCCTGCTTCTAGCAGCAACATTATACGGGCTTGGCTTCGGAATCGTTCAGCCTGCTTTGCAGGCATGGTCTGTAGAAAAAGCGCCGAGTAATCGAAAAGGCATGGCAAATGCTACGTTCTTCTCCTTTTTCGATTTAGGAATCGGAATTGGTGCAATGCTCTTTGGTCAGCTCGCGGTATTTGGCTATCATTCTATTTATATAACTTCTGCCGGTTCTATCTTTCTATGTTTATTATTATATGGAGGACTGGTCTGGAGAGCTAAGAGACAAATACAATAA
- a CDS encoding DEAD/DEAH box helicase, whose translation MKKLSEMNIQKLFPSIIYKRGLEYFNRKKVNNLLYDINNQVWTATVQGSENYFVEIDMKDYANGSIDTFCDCPAFDTFGSCKHIAATLIGIANKESNKTPGFANYDYQQTNRFIQALSSLRTQNMTTDILPEKAAMQVEYYCKWSYDRNLLIELKAGEKHCYVVKDAYDFLENILQGNEHFFTKKFTYNPESHYFLQQDLEIFEMLYSIRNNEKIYNGYDSYHFQRNVSDKRSIIVPPLIAESLLQKLIERDFTVESYGHLYRHIAIEKETLPFQFLLTKSENDELMLQMDEVKDATYFKEYEMLFHQGIFYFPQKEQLPIVEEVSRFGMEDLRLPITKKQADIFMSEVIPSLRRIGKVEASEKVTEEIVQVPLKAKLYLEVKEDWIIGKLEYHYGSHLIDPFSGRKQGDVIIIRDVEKEQQIMQLIEHANFHYNGKDLYIEADEEEMYDFLYYVMPLLDDYVELFMTAEIHHLIVENDPAPSTSVRLESATNLLEIGFNIDGVDDSEINKILDAVIEKKRYYRLQSGALMSLEGEEFASMQRFFQDMDIKKRDLHDGNVQVPVYRGTQLDELIDTKKNYDPSFRQLLHHLRAPEEQVYELPDNLNASLRNYQMTGFQWYKSLSHYHLGGILADDMGLGKTLQSIAYIASEPSENGWPHLIVAPSSVVYNWKNEFEKFVPDLKVAILTGQPAERHQKIAESMDMDVWITSYATLRQDIDIYRELTFQSFILDEAQFIKNYATKTSKAMREIKATRRFALSGTPIENTIDELWAIFQVILPGLMPNQRDFKQLSNEKIAMLTRPFILRRLKKDVLKELPEKIESVSVSELTNDQKDLYVGYLRQVQQEAAQSMQESGFNRNRMKILAGLTRLRQICCHPSLFIENYQGGSSKLEQLMDTVKTALENGKRMLIFSQFTSMHELIIERLANEGIDYFYLNGSTPAKDRVDMSERFNNGEKNIFLISLKAGGTGLNLTGADTVILYDLWWNPAVEDQATGRAHRFGQKNVVQVIRLVTEGTIEEKIYELQQKKRELIDQVIQPGETMLSSLSEADVRELLSI comes from the coding sequence TTGAAAAAACTTAGTGAAATGAATATCCAGAAATTATTTCCATCTATTATATATAAGCGCGGTTTAGAATATTTTAATCGAAAAAAGGTGAATAATCTTTTATATGATATAAATAATCAGGTCTGGACGGCGACTGTTCAAGGATCTGAGAATTATTTTGTAGAAATAGACATGAAGGATTACGCGAACGGTTCAATTGATACATTTTGCGACTGTCCAGCATTTGATACATTTGGATCATGTAAGCATATTGCCGCTACACTAATAGGCATTGCGAACAAAGAGTCAAATAAAACTCCTGGATTTGCAAACTATGATTATCAACAAACAAATCGTTTCATCCAAGCACTCAGTTCACTACGTACTCAAAATATGACAACCGACATACTGCCAGAGAAAGCAGCAATGCAAGTTGAATATTACTGCAAATGGTCCTATGACAGAAATTTATTAATAGAATTGAAGGCTGGAGAGAAGCACTGTTATGTAGTGAAGGACGCCTATGACTTTTTAGAAAATATATTACAAGGAAATGAGCATTTCTTTACGAAGAAATTCACTTATAATCCAGAATCTCATTATTTCCTGCAGCAGGATTTGGAAATCTTTGAAATGCTGTATTCGATTAGAAATAATGAGAAAATATATAATGGCTATGATAGTTACCACTTTCAGCGGAATGTTAGTGATAAACGGTCGATAATTGTGCCGCCGCTTATAGCTGAATCATTACTTCAAAAGCTGATTGAACGGGATTTTACGGTGGAATCATACGGACATCTTTATCGCCACATTGCCATTGAAAAAGAAACTCTGCCTTTTCAGTTTTTATTAACGAAAAGTGAAAATGATGAGTTGATGTTGCAGATGGATGAGGTTAAGGATGCAACTTATTTTAAGGAATATGAAATGTTATTCCATCAAGGAATATTTTATTTTCCGCAAAAAGAACAGCTTCCAATCGTTGAAGAGGTCTCCCGTTTTGGTATGGAGGACTTGCGATTACCGATCACAAAAAAACAAGCCGACATTTTTATGTCAGAGGTTATACCTTCATTGAGAAGAATTGGTAAAGTCGAAGCATCAGAAAAGGTAACAGAAGAGATTGTTCAGGTTCCACTTAAAGCGAAGCTATATTTAGAGGTGAAGGAAGACTGGATTATCGGTAAGCTGGAATATCATTATGGAAGCCATCTAATCGATCCCTTCAGTGGGCGCAAGCAGGGGGATGTCATTATTATTCGAGATGTGGAAAAGGAACAGCAAATCATGCAGTTAATCGAGCATGCTAATTTTCACTATAATGGCAAGGATCTTTATATCGAAGCAGATGAAGAGGAAATGTATGATTTTCTTTATTATGTGATGCCACTTCTCGATGACTATGTGGAGCTGTTCATGACAGCAGAAATTCATCATCTAATAGTAGAAAATGATCCAGCACCTAGTACGAGTGTGCGATTGGAATCGGCTACTAATTTACTGGAGATTGGCTTTAATATTGATGGCGTAGATGATTCAGAGATTAATAAAATTCTTGATGCAGTAATTGAGAAAAAACGTTATTATCGTTTACAAAGCGGGGCGCTAATGTCTTTAGAAGGGGAAGAATTTGCTTCTATGCAACGATTTTTCCAAGATATGGACATTAAGAAACGAGATTTACATGATGGGAATGTTCAAGTTCCTGTTTATCGAGGTACACAATTAGATGAATTAATTGATACGAAAAAGAATTATGATCCATCCTTTCGCCAACTATTACATCATCTGCGAGCGCCTGAGGAACAGGTCTATGAACTGCCAGATAATCTGAATGCGTCACTTCGGAATTATCAAATGACGGGATTCCAGTGGTATAAATCATTAAGTCATTATCACTTAGGAGGAATTCTAGCAGATGATATGGGGTTAGGTAAAACGTTGCAAAGTATTGCCTACATTGCTTCAGAACCAAGTGAAAATGGCTGGCCGCATCTTATTGTTGCACCATCCTCGGTTGTTTACAACTGGAAAAATGAATTTGAGAAATTTGTTCCCGATTTAAAAGTGGCTATTTTAACAGGGCAGCCCGCTGAGCGCCATCAAAAAATTGCGGAGAGCATGGACATGGATGTATGGATCACTTCCTATGCAACATTGCGCCAGGATATTGATATTTATCGTGAATTAACCTTCCAATCGTTTATTTTGGATGAAGCACAATTTATCAAGAATTATGCAACAAAGACATCTAAGGCAATGCGGGAAATTAAAGCAACACGTCGTTTCGCATTAAGTGGGACACCGATTGAGAATACAATTGATGAGCTGTGGGCAATTTTCCAAGTTATTTTACCTGGACTAATGCCAAATCAGCGAGACTTTAAACAATTATCAAACGAAAAAATTGCGATGCTAACGAGACCATTTATTTTACGACGCTTGAAAAAGGATGTTCTAAAAGAGCTGCCAGAGAAGATAGAGTCGGTTAGTGTGTCAGAGCTGACGAATGATCAAAAGGATTTATATGTCGGTTACTTACGTCAAGTGCAACAAGAGGCCGCACAATCGATGCAGGAAAGTGGATTTAATAGAAACAGGATGAAAATATTAGCTGGCTTAACTCGCTTGCGTCAAATTTGTTGTCATCCCTCTTTATTTATTGAGAATTACCAAGGGGGATCGAGCAAGCTCGAGCAATTGATGGATACGGTAAAGACCGCACTTGAAAATGGCAAACGAATGCTGATTTTCTCGCAGTTTACAAGTATGCATGAACTTATTATTGAGCGCTTGGCAAACGAGGGGATTGACTACTTCTATCTAAATGGATCAACTCCGGCTAAGGATCGAGTTGACATGAGTGAACGCTTTAATAATGGGGAGAAGAATATTTTCCTTATTTCATTAAAGGCTGGTGGGACGGGACTGAATCTCACTGGTGCGGACACCGTTATTCTTTATGATTTATGGTGGAATCCCGCGGTTGAGGATCAAGCAACAGGTCGTGCCCATCGATTTGGTCAAAAGAACGTTGTGCAGGTTATTCGTCTCGTAACAGAAGGGACAATTGAAGAGAAGATTTATGAGTTGCAGCAAAAGAAACGTGAGCTTATCGATCAAGTAATCCAGCCAGGGGAAACAATGTTGTCTTCCTTAAGTGAAGCGGATGTGCGAGAACTATTGAGTATCTAA